The Streptomyces sp. NBC_00440 genome contains a region encoding:
- a CDS encoding TrmH family RNA methyltransferase: MADLITVDDPDDPRLRDYTGLTDVELRRRREPAEGLFIAEGEKVIRRARLAGYEMRSMLLSAKWVDVMRDVIDEVPAPVYAVSPELAEQVTGYHVHRGALASMQRKPLPASGELLGRTLGTVVRQPAARRVAVFEDIVDHANLGAAFRNAAALGVDAVFLTPGCADPLYRRSVKVSMGGVFQVPWTRFESWPKGVEALRSEGFTVAALCLSERAITLDELAARKDENLALVFGTEGIGLTPRTLAAVDEHVRIPMDAGVDSLNVAAASAVAFYATRPGAA, translated from the coding sequence GTGGCTGATCTCATCACTGTCGATGACCCCGACGACCCGCGTCTGCGCGACTACACGGGCCTGACCGATGTCGAGCTCCGGCGCAGGCGTGAACCCGCCGAGGGCCTCTTCATCGCCGAGGGTGAGAAGGTCATCCGCCGGGCCAGGCTCGCCGGGTACGAGATGCGGTCGATGCTCCTGTCGGCCAAGTGGGTCGACGTCATGCGCGACGTCATCGACGAGGTCCCGGCCCCGGTGTACGCCGTCAGCCCCGAGCTCGCCGAACAGGTGACCGGCTACCACGTGCACCGCGGCGCCCTGGCCTCCATGCAGCGCAAGCCGCTCCCGGCCTCCGGCGAACTGCTCGGCAGGACCCTCGGGACCGTGGTGCGGCAACCCGCGGCGCGGCGCGTCGCCGTGTTCGAGGACATCGTCGACCACGCGAACCTGGGCGCTGCCTTCAGGAACGCCGCGGCCCTCGGCGTCGACGCGGTCTTCCTCACCCCGGGCTGTGCCGACCCTCTCTACCGGAGGTCGGTGAAGGTCTCGATGGGGGGCGTCTTCCAGGTGCCGTGGACCCGTTTCGAGTCCTGGCCCAAAGGCGTCGAGGCCCTCCGCTCCGAGGGGTTCACGGTCGCCGCACTCTGCCTGAGCGAGCGAGCGATCACCCTCGACGAACTCGCCGCGCGGAAGGACGAGAACCTCGCCCTTGTCTTCGGCACGGAGGGCATCGGCCTCACTCCCAGGACGCTCGCCGCTGTCGACGAGCACGTCCGCATCCCGATGGACGCCGGTGTGGACTCCCTCAATGTGGCCGCAGCCTCGGCTGTGGCCTTCTACGCCACCCGGCCGGGAGCCGCCTGA
- a CDS encoding carboxymuconolactone decarboxylase family protein: MNSTSDPTPVVERMREQDNWNPLWDKLHEWDPAWTEQFMATAMQPWLSGVLEPKVVELLAIAVDAAATHMYAPGVRRHIRMALRLGATREEILEVLKLTTLVGIHACNLGVPILAEELAQLPQHGDGA, encoded by the coding sequence GTGAACAGCACCAGCGATCCCACACCGGTCGTGGAACGGATGCGCGAGCAGGACAACTGGAACCCACTGTGGGACAAGTTGCATGAATGGGACCCGGCCTGGACCGAGCAGTTCATGGCAACGGCCATGCAGCCGTGGCTGAGCGGAGTTCTGGAACCCAAGGTCGTCGAGCTGCTGGCCATCGCCGTGGACGCGGCCGCTACGCACATGTACGCCCCGGGCGTTCGCCGGCACATCCGGATGGCTCTGCGGCTGGGCGCCACGCGTGAAGAGATCCTCGAAGTCCTCAAGCTGACAACGCTGGTCGGCATCCACGCCTGCAACCTCGGCGTACCGATCCTTGCCGAGGAGCTCGCGCAGCTCCCACAGCACGGCGACGGCGCCTGA
- a CDS encoding methionine ABC transporter permease, with translation MNWSEMQPLLSQGTTDTLYMVLWATLVTVLVGLPLGVLLVLTDKGGLLQNRPVNKVVGVIVNIGRSLPFIILLIALIPFTTFVVGTFIGPTAMIVPLAIGAIPFFARLVETAVREVDHGLVEAVQSMGGSVPTIVRKVLLPQALPSLISAVTTTVIVLIGYSAMAGAVGGEGLGSKAITYGYQRFENSFMIATVIVLVVIVTVIQLIGDGAVRLLARRGRTTS, from the coding sequence GTGAACTGGTCCGAGATGCAGCCGCTGCTCTCCCAGGGCACCACCGACACCCTCTACATGGTCCTGTGGGCCACCCTCGTGACGGTCCTCGTCGGACTGCCGCTCGGTGTGCTCCTCGTCCTCACCGACAAGGGCGGGCTGCTCCAGAACCGCCCGGTGAACAAGGTCGTCGGCGTGATCGTGAACATCGGGCGCTCGCTGCCCTTCATCATCCTGCTGATCGCGCTGATCCCCTTCACCACCTTCGTCGTCGGCACGTTCATCGGCCCGACCGCGATGATCGTCCCGCTGGCGATCGGCGCCATCCCGTTCTTCGCCCGGCTCGTCGAAACAGCCGTACGCGAGGTCGACCACGGTCTGGTCGAGGCGGTCCAGTCGATGGGCGGCAGTGTCCCGACCATCGTCCGGAAGGTGCTGCTGCCGCAGGCGCTGCCGTCCCTGATCTCCGCGGTCACCACCACCGTCATCGTGCTCATCGGGTACTCGGCGATGGCCGGCGCGGTCGGCGGCGAGGGGCTCGGCTCCAAGGCGATCACCTACGGATACCAGCGCTTCGAGAACAGCTTCATGATCGCGACCGTGATCGTGCTGGTCGTGATCGTCACCGTGATCCAGCTGATCGGCGACGGAGCCGTACGCCTGCTGGCCCGCCGGGGGCGCACCACCTCGTAG
- the cobA gene encoding uroporphyrinogen-III C-methyltransferase: MAEHSDYPAYPVGLRLSGRRVVVIGGGQVAQRRLPSLIAAGGDILLISPSATPSVEAMVSAGEIAWERRAYADGDLAGAWYVLIATGDTAANETASAEAERHRIWCVRSDDAAAATAWTPATGRSEGVTVAVLTGHDPRRSAAVRDAIVEGLRDGTLAAPRNRDRDRAPGVALVGGGPGDPDLITVRGRRLLAEADVVIADRLGPRDLLDELPPHVEVIDAAKIPYGRFMAQEAINNALIEHARAGKAVVRLKGGDPFVFGRGMEEAEALAAAGIACTVVPGISSSISVPGAAGIPVTHRGVAHEFTVVSGHVAPDDERSLVDWAALATLRGTLVVLMGVDKIGAIAEALIAHGKSPDTPVALVQEGTTAAQRRVDATLATVGERARSEGVRPPAVIVIGPVVRVGPAYGRP, encoded by the coding sequence ATGGCCGAGCATTCCGATTACCCCGCCTACCCCGTAGGACTCCGTCTCTCCGGCCGGCGCGTCGTCGTCATCGGCGGCGGGCAGGTCGCACAGCGCCGCCTCCCCTCCCTCATCGCGGCCGGCGGCGACATCCTGCTCATCTCGCCGTCCGCCACCCCTTCCGTCGAGGCGATGGTGTCGGCGGGCGAGATCGCCTGGGAGCGGCGCGCCTACGCGGACGGTGACCTGGCCGGGGCCTGGTACGTACTGATCGCGACCGGCGACACGGCGGCCAACGAGACGGCGTCCGCCGAGGCCGAGCGCCACCGGATCTGGTGCGTACGCAGCGACGATGCCGCGGCCGCCACCGCCTGGACGCCCGCCACCGGCCGCAGCGAAGGCGTCACCGTCGCCGTCCTCACCGGCCACGACCCGCGCCGGTCGGCCGCCGTGCGCGACGCCATCGTGGAGGGCCTGCGGGACGGCACCCTCGCCGCCCCGCGCAACCGCGACCGCGACCGCGCCCCGGGCGTCGCCCTGGTCGGCGGCGGCCCCGGCGACCCCGACCTGATCACGGTGCGCGGACGGCGCCTCCTCGCCGAGGCGGACGTCGTCATCGCCGACCGGCTGGGCCCGCGTGACCTGCTCGACGAGCTGCCCCCGCACGTCGAGGTCATCGACGCCGCGAAGATCCCGTACGGCCGGTTCATGGCGCAGGAAGCCATCAACAACGCGCTCATCGAACACGCCAGGGCCGGAAAGGCCGTCGTACGGCTCAAGGGCGGCGACCCGTTCGTCTTCGGCCGGGGCATGGAGGAGGCCGAGGCGCTCGCCGCTGCGGGCATCGCGTGCACGGTGGTGCCCGGCATCTCCAGTTCCATCAGCGTCCCGGGAGCCGCCGGGATCCCGGTCACCCACCGCGGTGTCGCCCATGAGTTCACCGTCGTCAGCGGCCATGTCGCCCCTGACGACGAACGGTCCCTGGTCGACTGGGCCGCCCTCGCCACGCTGCGCGGCACGCTCGTCGTGCTGATGGGCGTCGACAAGATCGGCGCCATCGCCGAGGCCCTGATCGCGCACGGAAAGAGTCCGGACACCCCTGTGGCGCTCGTCCAGGAAGGAACCACGGCCGCTCAGCGCCGGGTCGACGCCACGCTCGCGACGGTGGGGGAGAGGGCCAGGTCCGAGGGGGTACGCCCGCCCGCTGTCATCGTCATCGGCCCCGTCGTCCGGGTCGGACCGGCGTACGGTCGCCCTTAG
- the cobT gene encoding nicotinate-nucleotide--dimethylbenzimidazole phosphoribosyltransferase, with product MTDTGQVPGDGQPGNAGMVEQQGLPAPGAYTFPDSPETPAEDDDLLLMPGAQGAWSEPQQGQPQFQAQFQPQAAAQLPEPGAHETGGRDSGSVDVGAVRAQAGAQPTPPPRRPLHMGPPVPDATGGVVRSLADRGPTMAPPQPAPVSDGGPQTLGPEYLDFPRDEAEALPGPQLGEIPPQAVPWTPQPEPVAQDPAAAVQPGTPAQTPRSEPQPEPQSHDFPADQVGPAETVVPEPVASQVQAAPAPVLPEAPAEPAAQDSMGRFVPVEGSLPSAPHLAPTPAAAMTAPEVPLAEQPVAEAAPGAGQPAGPQPEAVPAGSAVPVPEAESPSVAEPVAEPVAEPVAEQAAGPVAESAPEAVAAPVPEPVPQAQPEPVAAAAEAEAAAAGTGVVEPESAVAPVPAAESVPIEAGEQLPRTAAVAPVPAPRRSGAAEQQVPAAEPQPDPAGQAAPQASAGPAEAQAPVDAPADVVADEPVAHSAAAPAAAVAPAAAAPAEAAAPAVEPPAAAAVETEAAAEAVSAPEAAEPATPVPAAEPVPAPEARPFPADAQPEPAAVAEQPVAEQTAEARPVAAAAPVQEQPAEAQPATEQPGTEPPGPEQQPAENADQQPTEDAEAADTAEQQQSAEVEAEPVTAAAPGYDDAEREAVLRVMRERRDIRNGFRSDPIPHEVLLRVLEAAHTAPSVGHSQPWDFVVIRSAETRRSMHELAQRQREAYAKSLPKGRAKQFKELKIEAILDTPVNIVVTADPTRGGRHTLGRHTQPQMAPYSSALAVENLWLAARAEGLGVGWVSFFDEREMVRALGLPEHLEVVAYLCVGYVDEFPEEPELMQAGWSKRRPLSWVVHEETYGRRALPGEDPHDLLQDTITNIRPLDAKALGEAWDRQKRMTKPAGALGMLEIISAQLSGLSRMCPPPIPEPAAVAIFAGDHGVYAQGVTAWPQEVTCQMVANFLGGGAVCNAFANQVGAEVCVVDVGVAGELPATPGLLPRKVRAGTGDFTTGPALTREEVLSAIEVGIETARDLVAAGNKVLLTGEMGIANTTVSAALICVYTGQDPSEVTGRGTGINDEMHARKVDVVRRGLELHRPDPADPIGVLAAVGGLEHAALAGFLLGGASLRTPVILDGVSAGAAALVARAIAPEALAACIAGHRSAEPGHVAALNKLGLRPLVDLDLRLGEGTGALLALPVVQSAARAMHEVATFDSAGVTEK from the coding sequence ATGACCGACACCGGCCAGGTCCCGGGCGATGGACAGCCGGGGAACGCAGGCATGGTGGAGCAGCAGGGCCTCCCCGCCCCCGGTGCCTACACCTTCCCCGACTCCCCGGAGACTCCCGCAGAGGACGACGATCTGCTGCTGATGCCCGGCGCGCAGGGCGCGTGGAGTGAGCCGCAGCAGGGGCAGCCGCAGTTCCAGGCCCAGTTCCAGCCGCAGGCCGCCGCTCAGCTGCCCGAACCGGGTGCGCACGAGACCGGTGGACGCGACTCGGGCTCCGTGGACGTGGGCGCCGTGCGCGCCCAGGCCGGGGCCCAGCCGACCCCGCCGCCGCGCAGGCCGCTGCACATGGGTCCGCCCGTGCCCGACGCCACCGGTGGTGTGGTGCGCTCGCTGGCCGACCGCGGCCCGACCATGGCTCCGCCGCAGCCCGCTCCGGTTTCCGACGGCGGTCCGCAGACGCTCGGGCCCGAGTATCTGGACTTCCCGCGTGATGAGGCCGAGGCCCTGCCCGGACCGCAGTTGGGGGAGATCCCGCCGCAGGCCGTTCCGTGGACGCCGCAGCCCGAGCCGGTTGCCCAGGACCCGGCCGCCGCCGTGCAGCCCGGAACGCCCGCGCAGACACCCCGGTCCGAGCCGCAGCCCGAGCCGCAGTCCCATGACTTCCCCGCGGACCAAGTCGGCCCAGCGGAAACGGTCGTTCCCGAGCCGGTCGCCTCGCAGGTCCAGGCCGCTCCGGCGCCGGTGCTGCCGGAGGCCCCGGCCGAGCCCGCCGCACAGGATTCGATGGGCCGCTTCGTCCCGGTCGAGGGCTCGCTGCCGTCCGCGCCGCATCTGGCCCCGACACCGGCCGCCGCCATGACGGCACCGGAGGTCCCCCTGGCCGAGCAGCCGGTCGCCGAAGCGGCACCGGGCGCCGGACAGCCGGCCGGACCGCAGCCGGAAGCGGTCCCGGCCGGGTCCGCTGTACCGGTTCCGGAGGCGGAATCCCCGTCAGTGGCCGAACCGGTGGCCGAACCGGTGGCGGAGCCGGTGGCCGAACAGGCCGCAGGACCGGTGGCGGAGTCAGCTCCGGAAGCCGTGGCCGCACCTGTCCCGGAGCCCGTACCGCAGGCCCAGCCGGAGCCGGTCGCCGCCGCTGCGGAAGCGGAGGCGGCAGCAGCCGGTACGGGCGTCGTGGAGCCGGAGAGCGCCGTGGCGCCCGTGCCCGCCGCCGAATCCGTACCCATAGAGGCCGGGGAGCAGCTTCCCCGCACCGCGGCCGTGGCCCCGGTGCCCGCCCCCCGCCGGAGCGGAGCCGCCGAGCAGCAGGTGCCCGCAGCCGAGCCGCAGCCGGACCCCGCAGGGCAGGCCGCACCGCAGGCGTCTGCCGGACCGGCCGAGGCGCAAGCACCGGTCGACGCACCGGCCGATGTCGTCGCCGACGAGCCGGTCGCTCACTCCGCCGCCGCCCCTGCCGCCGCGGTCGCTCCGGCCGCGGCAGCACCCGCGGAGGCCGCAGCACCCGCCGTCGAGCCCCCGGCGGCAGCGGCAGTCGAAACCGAAGCCGCCGCCGAAGCCGTATCCGCCCCCGAAGCCGCCGAGCCGGCCACACCGGTCCCGGCCGCCGAGCCCGTACCGGCTCCCGAAGCCCGGCCGTTCCCCGCCGACGCACAGCCCGAGCCGGCGGCCGTCGCGGAACAGCCCGTCGCGGAACAGACTGCCGAGGCGCGGCCCGTAGCCGCAGCGGCTCCCGTCCAGGAACAGCCCGCCGAAGCGCAGCCCGCCACGGAACAGCCCGGAACCGAGCCCCCCGGCCCCGAGCAGCAGCCCGCCGAGAACGCCGATCAGCAGCCCACCGAGGACGCCGAAGCCGCCGATACCGCCGAGCAGCAGCAGTCGGCCGAGGTCGAGGCCGAGCCCGTCACGGCCGCCGCCCCCGGCTACGACGACGCCGAGCGCGAAGCCGTCCTGCGGGTCATGCGGGAGCGCCGTGACATCCGCAACGGCTTCCGCAGCGACCCCATCCCGCACGAGGTGCTGCTGCGGGTGCTCGAAGCCGCGCACACCGCGCCGAGCGTCGGCCACTCCCAGCCCTGGGACTTCGTCGTCATCCGCTCGGCCGAGACCCGCCGTTCCATGCACGAACTGGCCCAGCGCCAGCGCGAGGCGTACGCCAAGTCCCTTCCCAAGGGCCGCGCCAAGCAGTTCAAGGAACTGAAGATCGAGGCGATCCTCGACACCCCGGTCAATATCGTCGTCACCGCCGACCCGACCCGGGGCGGCCGCCACACCCTCGGCCGGCACACCCAGCCGCAGATGGCGCCGTACTCCTCCGCCCTCGCCGTCGAGAACCTCTGGCTCGCCGCCCGCGCCGAAGGCCTCGGCGTCGGCTGGGTCAGCTTCTTCGACGAGCGCGAGATGGTCCGCGCACTCGGTCTGCCCGAACACCTCGAAGTCGTCGCCTACCTCTGCGTGGGGTACGTCGACGAGTTCCCCGAGGAGCCCGAGCTGATGCAGGCGGGCTGGTCCAAGCGCCGCCCGCTCTCCTGGGTCGTCCACGAGGAGACGTACGGCCGCCGCGCACTGCCCGGCGAGGACCCGCACGACCTGCTCCAGGACACCATCACCAACATCCGGCCGCTGGACGCCAAGGCGCTCGGTGAGGCGTGGGACCGCCAGAAGCGGATGACCAAGCCCGCCGGAGCCCTGGGGATGCTGGAGATCATCTCCGCACAGCTCAGCGGCCTCTCCCGGATGTGCCCGCCGCCCATCCCGGAACCAGCGGCCGTCGCGATCTTCGCCGGGGACCACGGGGTGTACGCCCAGGGCGTCACCGCATGGCCGCAGGAAGTGACCTGCCAGATGGTGGCCAACTTCCTCGGTGGCGGCGCGGTCTGCAACGCCTTCGCCAACCAGGTCGGCGCCGAGGTCTGCGTCGTGGACGTCGGTGTCGCCGGCGAACTCCCGGCCACACCGGGCCTGCTGCCCCGCAAGGTGCGCGCCGGGACCGGCGACTTCACCACGGGCCCCGCGCTCACCCGCGAAGAAGTGCTCTCCGCGATCGAGGTCGGCATCGAGACGGCCCGCGATCTGGTGGCAGCGGGCAACAAGGTGCTGCTCACCGGTGAGATGGGCATCGCCAACACCACGGTCTCCGCCGCGCTGATCTGTGTCTACACCGGCCAGGACCCCAGCGAGGTCACCGGTCGCGGCACCGGCATCAACGACGAGATGCACGCCCGCAAGGTCGATGTCGTCCGGCGCGGACTGGAGTTGCACCGGCCCGACCCGGCCGACCCGATCGGTGTCCTCGCGGCGGTCGGCGGGCTCGAACACGCCGCGCTGGCCGGCTTCCTGCTCGGCGGCGCCTCGCTGCGTACGCCGGTGATCCTGGACGGCGTCAGCGCCGGAGCCGCCGCACTGGTCGCCCGTGCCATCGCACCCGAGGCACTTGCCGCCTGCATCGCGGGCCACCGCAGCGCGGAGCCCGGCCATGTCGCCGCGCTCAACAAGCTGGGCCTGCGCCCGCTGGTCGACCTCGACCTCCGCCTCGGCGAGGGAACCGGCGCGCTGCTCGCGCTGCCCGTCGTCCAGAGCGCGGCCAGGGCGATGCACGAAGTGGCCACCTTCGACTCCGCGGGTGTCACCGAGAAGTAG
- a CDS encoding MFS transporter has translation MALQTDGATGPRTFQHIPAVSRGYAWLVFVLSFGLLLSDYMSRQVLNAVFPMLKADWLLSDGQLGSLSGIVALVVGVLTFPLSLAADRWGRVRCLVAAALVWSLATFACALSASYGEMFAARFLVGVGEAAYGSVGIAVVISVFPVTMRATLSGAFIGGGAFGSVLGVSVGGVVAQHLGWRWAFSIMGIFGLVLAIAYGLVVTEKRLNPQAGRAAASGGGQPLTPAALRSLLPRLFSSVSVNCAYVGSGLQMFVGMALLAWMPSFLNRYYSMSSSRAGLIAGVFALITGIGMVAAGMVADRVCRGAAARKWTVAIACSLGSLVLLASGFLLSAGPLQLVLIGLGSLLCNATAGPAAAMVADLTPAAISATAFATLTLANSLLGLAPGPTLTGMLADHVGLLGALRVVPFIAVASCAAFVIGKRHYEHDRLRLG, from the coding sequence ATGGCGCTTCAGACCGACGGCGCAACAGGTCCGCGGACCTTCCAGCACATACCGGCCGTGTCCCGCGGCTACGCATGGCTCGTATTCGTATTGAGTTTCGGGCTCCTGCTGTCCGACTACATGTCACGGCAGGTCCTCAACGCGGTCTTCCCGATGCTGAAGGCGGACTGGCTGCTGTCCGACGGCCAGTTGGGCTCCCTCAGCGGCATCGTGGCGCTGGTGGTCGGCGTACTGACCTTTCCCCTGTCGCTGGCCGCGGACCGCTGGGGCAGGGTCCGGTGTCTGGTCGCCGCCGCGCTGGTGTGGAGCCTGGCGACTTTCGCCTGCGCGCTCTCGGCGAGCTACGGCGAGATGTTCGCGGCCCGGTTCCTCGTCGGCGTCGGTGAGGCGGCCTACGGAAGCGTCGGCATCGCCGTCGTCATCAGCGTCTTTCCCGTCACCATGCGGGCCACGCTCTCCGGCGCGTTCATCGGGGGCGGGGCGTTCGGCTCGGTGCTCGGTGTGTCGGTCGGTGGTGTGGTGGCCCAGCACCTGGGCTGGCGCTGGGCGTTCAGCATCATGGGGATCTTCGGGCTGGTCCTCGCCATCGCCTACGGCCTGGTGGTGACGGAGAAGAGGCTGAATCCGCAGGCCGGCAGAGCCGCAGCGAGCGGCGGAGGTCAGCCGCTCACACCTGCTGCTCTGCGCTCCCTGCTGCCCCGCCTGTTCTCGTCGGTCTCGGTGAACTGCGCCTACGTCGGCAGCGGGTTGCAGATGTTCGTCGGGATGGCGCTGCTGGCCTGGATGCCGAGTTTCCTCAACCGCTACTACTCGATGTCCTCTTCCAGGGCCGGCCTGATCGCCGGAGTCTTCGCGCTGATCACCGGGATCGGAATGGTCGCCGCCGGAATGGTGGCGGACCGGGTCTGCCGGGGTGCGGCGGCACGGAAGTGGACCGTGGCGATCGCCTGCAGCCTCGGATCGCTGGTACTGCTGGCGAGCGGCTTCCTGCTGTCGGCAGGCCCACTGCAACTGGTGTTGATCGGCCTGGGAAGTCTGCTGTGCAATGCGACTGCGGGGCCGGCGGCAGCCATGGTGGCCGATCTGACCCCTGCGGCCATCTCGGCGACGGCCTTCGCCACGCTCACCCTGGCCAACAGTCTTCTCGGCCTGGCACCGGGCCCCACGCTGACGGGCATGCTCGCGGATCATGTGGGCCTGCTCGGCGCGCTGCGCGTCGTCCCGTTCATCGCTGTCGCGAGCTGTGCGGCCTTCGTGATCGGCAAGCGCCACTACGAACACGACCGGCTGCGTCTGGGATGA
- a CDS encoding MetQ/NlpA family ABC transporter substrate-binding protein produces the protein MRNSRKISASAAAVAALAIGLTACGTSSDPSSKPEGAKADTSKPLVVAASPVPHADILNFVKTHLAAKAGLKLQVKEFTDYVLPNTATQTGQVDANFFQHKPYLDDFNKKNHTDLVPVVSVHLEPLGLYSKKDKSLKDVKSGQTVAVPNDTTNEGRALKLLADNGLITLKSGVGSEATLGDIKDSKGLKFKELEAATLPRALNSVDAAVINGNYAIDAKLKPAKDALVLEKAAGNPYANILVVKKGSEKDPRVEKLAKLLNSPQVKKFIDDKYQGAVIPAFGTVKP, from the coding sequence GTGCGTAACTCCCGCAAGATATCCGCGTCCGCAGCCGCCGTCGCCGCTCTGGCCATCGGTCTCACCGCCTGCGGCACCTCGTCCGACCCGTCGAGCAAGCCCGAGGGCGCCAAGGCCGACACGAGCAAGCCGCTCGTCGTCGCCGCCTCGCCCGTCCCGCACGCCGACATCCTCAACTTCGTGAAGACCCACCTGGCGGCCAAGGCCGGGCTCAAGCTCCAGGTCAAGGAGTTCACGGACTACGTCCTGCCGAACACGGCCACCCAGACCGGCCAGGTCGACGCCAACTTCTTCCAGCACAAGCCGTATCTCGACGACTTCAACAAGAAGAACCACACCGACCTGGTCCCCGTCGTCAGCGTGCACCTGGAGCCGCTGGGCCTGTACTCCAAGAAGGACAAGTCCCTCAAGGACGTCAAGTCCGGGCAGACCGTGGCCGTCCCCAACGACACCACCAACGAGGGCCGCGCGCTCAAGCTGCTCGCGGACAACGGGCTGATCACCCTCAAGAGCGGTGTGGGCAGCGAGGCCACGCTCGGCGACATCAAGGACAGCAAGGGCCTGAAGTTCAAGGAGCTGGAGGCCGCCACGCTGCCCCGCGCCCTGAACAGCGTCGACGCCGCCGTCATCAACGGCAACTACGCGATCGACGCGAAGCTCAAGCCCGCCAAGGACGCGCTCGTCCTGGAGAAGGCGGCCGGCAACCCCTACGCCAACATCCTCGTCGTCAAGAAGGGCAGCGAGAAGGACCCGCGCGTCGAGAAGCTGGCGAAGCTCCTCAACTCCCCGCAGGTGAAGAAGTTCATCGACGACAAGTACCAGGGCGCGGTCATCCCGGCGTTCGGGACCGTCAAGCCCTGA
- the cbiE gene encoding precorrin-6y C5,15-methyltransferase (decarboxylating) subunit CbiE — protein sequence MADRITVIGWDGSPLTAAARSALSAATLVAGAAHHLALPEVPPGAERIRLGSVSLAARRIAGHRGSAVVLADGDPGFHGVVRTLRAPEYGLEVEVVPAVSSVAAAFARAGMPWDDAEVVVAHPRTLRRAVNVCRAHPKVAVLTSPGAGPAELALLLEGVHRTFVICEELGTTREQVTVLTSDKAADHTWRDPNVVIVIGGGGPPDAPAVRGWALPPAEYGEGLSEGEHAGLRAAQLARLGPRTGDLVWDIGSGSGALAVEAARFGAAVIAVDADRESCVRTDAAAHRFGVQLQVIHGQAPQVLERLPEPDVVRIGGGGVAVVTGCADRRPGRIVTHAATRDEAEALGAALADGGYLVECALLQSVDLDTRTWAERERSVVFLVSGRRPESGP from the coding sequence ATGGCCGACCGGATCACGGTGATCGGCTGGGACGGCTCGCCCCTGACCGCGGCCGCCAGGTCGGCTCTCTCCGCGGCCACGCTGGTGGCCGGGGCCGCCCACCACCTCGCGCTCCCCGAAGTGCCGCCCGGCGCCGAGCGGATCCGGCTCGGCAGTGTGAGCCTGGCCGCCCGCCGGATCGCCGGACACCGCGGCAGCGCCGTGGTGCTCGCCGACGGCGACCCAGGCTTCCACGGAGTCGTCCGCACCCTGCGCGCCCCGGAGTACGGCCTGGAGGTCGAGGTCGTCCCCGCCGTGTCGTCCGTGGCCGCGGCCTTCGCCCGCGCCGGGATGCCGTGGGACGACGCCGAGGTCGTCGTCGCCCATCCGCGTACGCTGCGGCGCGCGGTCAACGTCTGCCGGGCGCACCCCAAGGTCGCCGTCCTCACCTCGCCGGGCGCCGGCCCCGCCGAACTCGCCCTGCTCCTCGAAGGGGTCCACCGCACCTTCGTCATCTGCGAGGAACTGGGCACCACGCGCGAGCAGGTCACCGTCCTCACCTCCGACAAGGCCGCCGACCACACCTGGCGCGACCCGAACGTCGTCATCGTCATCGGCGGCGGCGGCCCCCCGGACGCCCCGGCGGTCCGCGGCTGGGCGCTGCCGCCCGCCGAGTACGGCGAAGGGCTCAGCGAGGGCGAGCACGCCGGACTGCGCGCCGCCCAACTGGCCAGGCTCGGCCCGCGCACCGGCGACCTGGTCTGGGACATCGGCTCGGGCAGTGGGGCCTTGGCTGTCGAGGCGGCCCGGTTCGGCGCCGCCGTCATCGCGGTCGACGCCGACCGCGAGAGCTGTGTCCGTACGGACGCGGCCGCACACCGCTTCGGGGTCCAGCTCCAGGTCATCCACGGGCAGGCACCCCAGGTACTGGAGCGGCTGCCGGAGCCCGACGTGGTCCGGATCGGTGGCGGGGGAGTGGCAGTTGTCACCGGCTGCGCCGACCGCAGACCCGGGCGCATCGTCACCCACGCGGCCACCCGGGACGAGGCCGAGGCGCTCGGGGCGGCGCTGGCGGACGGCGGCTACCTGGTGGAATGCGCGCTGCTGCAATCCGTCGACCTGGACACCCGCACCTGGGCGGAGCGTGAGCGCTCGGTTGTCTTCCTGGTGTCGGGCCGCCGTCCGGAAAGTGGCCCCTGA
- a CDS encoding GNAT family N-acetyltransferase, whose protein sequence is MTTTFPDISISTDRLVLRPFEEADIPPLADMMNDEAVTAWTTAPHPYQHIDGERWVRRIAPAERTAGRGIVLAVTEFLTHRLVGTIHLRATNWRTMATEVRYITAPWARGEGYATESVLAVAQWLFRDLRFERIELRTPADNTAAQQVAQKIGCISEGVLRNAWIARTRTENGTDGGWTDIRTDLIVWSLLPEDLEGIADQLADANGYGTFNDWN, encoded by the coding sequence ATGACGACCACCTTCCCGGACATCTCCATCAGCACGGACCGGCTGGTGCTGCGCCCCTTCGAGGAGGCGGACATTCCGCCGCTGGCCGACATGATGAACGACGAGGCGGTCACGGCCTGGACCACGGCGCCCCACCCCTACCAGCACATCGACGGTGAGCGCTGGGTGCGCAGGATCGCCCCCGCGGAGCGCACCGCCGGGCGCGGGATCGTCCTCGCCGTCACGGAGTTCCTGACCCACCGGCTGGTCGGCACCATCCATCTGCGCGCCACCAACTGGCGCACGATGGCCACCGAGGTCCGCTACATCACCGCCCCCTGGGCGCGCGGCGAGGGATACGCCACCGAGTCGGTGCTCGCCGTCGCGCAGTGGCTCTTCCGCGACCTGCGGTTCGAGCGCATCGAGCTGCGTACCCCGGCGGACAACACCGCGGCGCAGCAGGTCGCGCAGAAGATCGGCTGCATCAGCGAGGGCGTGCTGCGCAACGCCTGGATAGCGCGCACCCGCACCGAGAACGGCACGGACGGCGGCTGGACCGACATCCGCACCGACCTCATCGTGTGGAGCCTGCTCCCCGAGGACCTGGAAGGGATCGCCGACCAGCTGGCCGACGCCAACGGGTACGGCACCTTCAACGACTGGAACTGA